In Salinisphaera sp. LB1, one genomic interval encodes:
- the frr gene encoding ribosome recycling factor, translating into MIDDIHDDANKRMAKTISVMRDNFSKIRTGRASTSLLDHVTVDYYGVEVPLNQAANVATEDARTLSIMPYEKSMVQKIEKAIMTADLGLNPSTAGQVIRVVLPPLTEERRRDLVKVIRQEAEDARVAVRNVRRDANADLKELVKEKEITEDDQHDGEVRIQKLTDQHIEHIDSLLQEKEQELMTV; encoded by the coding sequence ATGATCGACGATATCCACGACGACGCCAACAAACGCATGGCAAAGACCATCAGCGTCATGCGTGACAATTTTTCCAAGATCCGCACCGGCCGCGCGAGCACCAGCCTGCTCGATCATGTGACGGTCGATTACTACGGTGTCGAAGTGCCGTTGAATCAGGCTGCCAACGTGGCTACCGAGGATGCCCGCACCCTTTCCATCATGCCCTATGAAAAGAGCATGGTGCAGAAGATCGAAAAGGCAATCATGACCGCCGATCTGGGCCTCAATCCGTCCACCGCCGGCCAGGTCATCCGGGTCGTGCTGCCGCCGCTGACCGAGGAGCGGCGCCGTGACCTGGTCAAGGTGATTCGGCAGGAGGCCGAGGATGCCCGGGTTGCGGTGCGCAACGTGCGCCGCGATGCCAATGCGGACCTGAAGGAGCTGGTCAAGGAAAAAGAGATTACGGAAGACGACCAGCACGACGGCGAGGTCCGTATCCAGAAGCTGACCGATCAGCATATCGAGCATATCGACAGCCTGCTCCAGGAGAAGGAGCAGGAACTGATGACGGTCTGA
- the uppS gene encoding polyprenyl diphosphate synthase: MSIPEHVAVVMDGNGRWASRRGLPRAAGHRAGAKIAHEIVETASKAGVGALTLFAFSSENWKRPRPEVRLLMDLLRRTIRKELASLDANNVCMHFIGNRTRFSAALANEMQSAEQRTAGNTGLQLLIAVDYGGRWDIVERARDLAHACARGEIDPDSITEEYFNRGLSLGPFGPPDLFIRTGGERRISNFLLWDLAYSELYFTDVLWPDFAPEQLYDALDWYSGRDRRFGTLAAPAVQR, from the coding sequence ATGAGCATTCCAGAACATGTGGCCGTGGTCATGGACGGCAACGGCCGCTGGGCCAGCCGGCGCGGGCTGCCGCGCGCGGCCGGGCACCGGGCCGGCGCCAAGATCGCGCACGAGATCGTGGAGACGGCGTCGAAGGCCGGCGTGGGGGCGCTCACGCTGTTCGCTTTTTCCAGCGAGAACTGGAAGCGCCCGCGGCCCGAGGTTCGTCTGCTAATGGATCTGCTGCGACGCACCATCCGCAAGGAACTGGCGTCGCTGGATGCCAACAATGTCTGCATGCACTTCATCGGCAATCGCACGCGGTTTTCCGCGGCGCTGGCCAACGAAATGCAGTCGGCCGAACAGCGGACGGCCGGCAATACCGGCCTCCAGTTGTTGATTGCCGTGGACTATGGCGGTCGCTGGGACATCGTCGAGCGGGCCCGTGACCTGGCCCATGCCTGCGCCCGGGGCGAAATCGACCCCGACTCGATCACCGAAGAGTATTTCAACCGGGGCTTGAGTCTCGGCCCGTTCGGTCCACCGGATCTGTTCATCCGCACCGGCGGTGAGCGGCGCATCAGTAATTTCCTGTTGTGGGATCTGGCCTACAGCGAGCTTTATTTCACGGACGTGCTCTGGCCCGACTTTGCCCCGGAGCAACTCTACGACGCACTCGACTGGTACAGCGGCCGCGACCGGCGTTTCGGCACGCTCGCAGCGCCAGCGGTCCAGCGCTGA
- a CDS encoding phosphatidate cytidylyltransferase: MLGTRVLTAAVALPLAVLAILFLPPMGLAVTVGVLMLVGAGEWAALAGLATLGRVVYVAAAGVVMALALGLSESGGPVSSDAVVLGLAAVFWVGAIGLVIRFPARWHATLGRRPVALVVGLIVLAAPVVAVAYIDQADQGPLLVLLLCLMIWGADTGAYVAGRTLGRHKLVPRVSPGKTIEGAAGGLATAMILGALGALVLGLDGWRTLGVALLGAWIATISIVGDLTISMFKRSAGVKDSGRLFPGHGGVLDRLDSMLAAAPWFVIGLHLVLLAA; the protein is encoded by the coding sequence ATGCTCGGCACCCGGGTTCTAACGGCCGCGGTGGCACTGCCGCTGGCGGTGCTCGCGATTCTGTTTCTGCCGCCCATGGGCCTGGCGGTGACGGTCGGCGTGCTGATGCTGGTCGGCGCCGGCGAGTGGGCGGCGCTGGCCGGGCTGGCGACGCTCGGGCGGGTCGTGTACGTGGCCGCAGCCGGGGTTGTCATGGCGCTGGCGCTCGGTCTGAGCGAGTCGGGCGGGCCGGTATCCTCGGATGCCGTGGTCCTCGGGCTCGCGGCTGTCTTCTGGGTGGGCGCGATCGGGCTCGTGATCCGGTTTCCGGCGCGCTGGCATGCCACGCTCGGCCGGCGACCGGTGGCGCTCGTGGTGGGGCTGATCGTGCTGGCCGCGCCGGTGGTGGCGGTCGCCTACATCGATCAGGCCGATCAGGGGCCGTTGCTGGTCTTGCTGCTGTGTTTGATGATCTGGGGCGCCGACACCGGCGCTTATGTGGCCGGGCGCACGCTCGGGCGGCACAAGCTGGTGCCGCGTGTCAGCCCCGGCAAGACGATCGAGGGCGCCGCCGGTGGGTTGGCGACGGCCATGATCCTCGGCGCGCTCGGTGCGTTAGTGCTGGGGCTGGACGGCTGGCGTACACTCGGCGTGGCGCTGCTCGGGGCGTGGATCGCGACGATTTCGATCGTGGGCGATCTGACCATCAGCATGTTCAAGCGCTCGGCCGGCGTGAAAGACAGCGGGCGGCTGTTTCCGGGCCATGGCGGGGTGCTCGATCGCCTCGACAGCATGCTTGCGGCTGCCCCGTGGTTTGTCATCGGCCTGCACTTGGTGCTGCTGGCGGCCTGA
- the rseP gene encoding RIP metalloprotease RseP gives MTQWLISAAAFAVAIGILVSIHEFGHYWVARRLGVRVLRYSIGFGRKIVGWTSRKTGIEYWLAAIPLGGYVKMLDEREAPVADAEKRYAFNRVHPWRRIAIVAAGPGVNILFAIAAYWLVLLLGVPGVKPILGTPEAGTPAARAGFHAKDRVVALAGQSIDDWQGLRLALIERGLDGKPVQVTVKTPDGTTRRLTLDLTHAPSDPEKLFKAVGLTLYQPPATPRIGQIQPGSPASRSTLARGDAVLSVDGQSVDSPQALVNAVRAHPGQRVSMKIRRDGDTQEIHIRLAQRKTAKGGEIGHLGAAITVDPAAWQSMQTVHRLGPLAAIPAAVHKTWELSALSVRLIGRMIMGQISWHNVGGPIQIATYAGQTAQIGLVAFISFLAFISVNLALINLLPIPVLDGGHLLYYAIEWIRGRPLSEAVQAAGQQAGMVALLMLMALAFYNDILRLLG, from the coding sequence ATGACGCAGTGGTTGATCTCGGCCGCGGCCTTCGCCGTCGCTATTGGCATCCTGGTTTCGATCCACGAGTTCGGTCATTACTGGGTGGCACGCCGTCTTGGCGTGCGCGTGCTGCGCTATTCGATCGGTTTCGGTCGCAAGATCGTCGGCTGGACCAGCCGCAAGACCGGCATCGAGTACTGGCTGGCTGCGATTCCACTGGGCGGCTACGTGAAGATGCTCGACGAGCGCGAAGCGCCCGTAGCCGACGCCGAAAAGCGCTACGCCTTCAATCGGGTGCATCCCTGGCGCCGGATCGCAATCGTCGCGGCGGGCCCCGGTGTGAATATCCTGTTCGCCATCGCCGCCTATTGGCTGGTGCTGTTGCTGGGCGTGCCCGGCGTCAAGCCGATCCTGGGCACGCCGGAGGCTGGCACCCCTGCGGCGCGCGCCGGATTCCACGCCAAGGATCGCGTGGTCGCACTGGCCGGTCAGTCGATCGACGACTGGCAGGGGCTGCGTTTGGCGCTGATCGAACGCGGGCTGGACGGCAAGCCGGTTCAGGTCACCGTGAAAACCCCCGACGGCACGACGCGTCGACTCACGCTTGATCTGACCCACGCCCCGAGCGATCCGGAGAAATTGTTCAAGGCGGTGGGGTTAACACTGTATCAGCCGCCAGCGACACCTCGGATCGGCCAGATTCAGCCCGGTTCGCCAGCGTCGCGCTCAACCCTGGCCCGTGGCGACGCGGTCCTGTCGGTTGACGGTCAGTCGGTCGATTCGCCGCAGGCATTGGTGAATGCAGTACGTGCGCACCCGGGCCAGCGCGTGAGCATGAAGATCCGCCGCGACGGTGATACGCAGGAGATCCATATCCGGCTGGCCCAGCGCAAGACCGCAAAGGGCGGCGAGATCGGGCATCTCGGTGCCGCCATCACGGTGGACCCCGCCGCATGGCAATCGATGCAGACCGTGCATCGGCTCGGTCCGCTGGCCGCGATCCCTGCGGCGGTGCACAAGACCTGGGAACTCTCGGCCCTGTCCGTGCGTCTGATCGGGCGGATGATCATGGGGCAGATTTCCTGGCACAACGTGGGAGGCCCGATCCAGATTGCCACCTACGCCGGCCAGACGGCCCAAATCGGGCTGGTGGCCTTCATTAGTTTTCTGGCTTTCATCAGCGTCAACCTGGCGCTCATAAACCTGTTGCCAATCCCGGTGTTAGACGGGGGGCATCTTCTGTATTATGCGATCGAATGGATTCGGGGGCGGCCCCTCTCTGAGGCCGTTCAGGCCGCGGGCCAGCAGGCGGGCATGGTCGCGTTGCTGATGTTGATGGCCTTGGCTTTCTATAACGATATCCTGCGCTTGCTCGGGTAG
- the bamA gene encoding outer membrane protein assembly factor BamA, which yields MNGVVKRAAGALLVMYAAGAWAQSYDFQIGNIKVEGVQRLEPGTVLTYLPVSVGDQMTEARAQQSTRALYDSGLFQNVALKRRGNTLIVDVSERPEIASFKIEGNKAIGGKKLKKALKKQGLAQGELYKRSLLDSLQQELRRQYYANGYYSVKIHTHVKHLGNNRVAIDIKVKEGPIASIKDINIIGNHQFSDAQLKSVFKLKSHKPFYTHPLTFWKHPDRYSREKLVGDLESLNSYYQDRGYIRFNVTSVQVSLSPDKKHVFITINVDEGSQYKIKNYKFAGDMIVPEATLQRLVKVKDGQIFSRKKVQDSVKAITSGMADFGYAFANVDPLTKINDKKKTVDLTFFVNPGERTYVRHIIFSGNSKTNDKTLRREMRQFEGAPYSRRAVQRSRTRLARLPFMQDVKVNTKKVPGSNDLVDVDYNVTERAAGQINAGIGYSNSEGFLINGGVKETNFRGTGDTIQLNAQTNSYAKSVSGSFTNPYFTPEGVSRTISGFYRKTSQLVRTGSSFDLNSVGGAVTFHFPITEYSSIRAGLGVEDNQIASTINKNGNQVVSDQVAKFVRNNGKSALTYELRTGFDRDTRNRSYFATRGSDTKVLFNIKGPGSDLEYYKASIEHERYLRVGSWIPKLSDKVVLQLDGKVAQTAIWGKGTDVPPYDNFFGGGAQSVRGFRNGGLGPQDSFNNPYGGQFLTTLQTDLVIPTFLKSDDKTTRFSLFYDMGNVYANASDFNASKMGKSAGVAFDWFTPFFGLLRVSYAPYVSKAQPSDNVNRFQFSFGANF from the coding sequence ATGAATGGAGTGGTGAAGCGTGCGGCAGGCGCGCTCTTGGTCATGTATGCGGCAGGCGCGTGGGCGCAGTCGTATGACTTCCAGATCGGCAATATCAAGGTCGAGGGCGTGCAGCGGCTGGAGCCGGGCACGGTCCTGACCTATCTGCCGGTCTCGGTCGGTGACCAGATGACCGAGGCGCGCGCGCAGCAGTCGACTCGCGCGCTTTATGACTCGGGCCTGTTCCAGAACGTGGCCCTGAAGCGACGCGGCAACACCCTGATCGTGGATGTGTCCGAGCGGCCGGAGATCGCCAGCTTCAAGATCGAGGGCAACAAGGCGATTGGCGGCAAGAAGCTCAAGAAGGCCCTCAAGAAGCAGGGGCTGGCGCAGGGTGAGCTGTACAAGCGTTCGCTGCTGGACTCGCTGCAGCAGGAGCTGCGGCGCCAGTACTACGCCAACGGCTATTACAGTGTGAAGATCCACACCCACGTCAAACACCTTGGCAACAACCGGGTGGCGATCGACATCAAGGTCAAGGAAGGCCCGATCGCGTCCATCAAGGACATCAACATCATCGGCAACCACCAGTTTTCGGATGCGCAGCTCAAGAGCGTGTTCAAGCTGAAGTCGCACAAGCCGTTCTATACCCACCCGCTGACGTTCTGGAAGCATCCGGACCGTTACTCGCGCGAGAAGCTGGTGGGCGATCTGGAATCGCTGAACTCCTATTATCAGGACCGCGGCTATATCCGTTTCAATGTCACCTCGGTTCAGGTGTCGTTGTCGCCCGACAAGAAGCACGTCTTCATCACCATCAATGTCGATGAAGGGTCGCAGTACAAGATCAAGAACTACAAGTTCGCCGGCGACATGATCGTGCCGGAGGCCACGCTGCAACGGCTGGTCAAGGTGAAGGACGGCCAGATTTTCTCGCGCAAGAAGGTGCAGGATTCGGTCAAGGCGATTACCTCCGGCATGGCCGATTTCGGCTATGCGTTCGCCAACGTCGATCCGCTGACCAAGATTAACGACAAGAAAAAGACCGTCGATCTGACCTTCTTCGTCAACCCCGGGGAACGGACCTACGTCCGCCACATCATCTTCAGCGGCAATTCGAAGACCAACGACAAGACGCTGCGGCGCGAGATGCGTCAGTTCGAGGGCGCGCCGTATTCGCGGCGTGCCGTGCAACGCTCGCGCACCCGTCTGGCGCGGCTGCCGTTCATGCAGGACGTCAAGGTCAATACCAAGAAAGTACCCGGCTCGAATGACCTGGTAGACGTCGACTATAACGTCACCGAACGCGCGGCCGGCCAGATCAACGCGGGTATCGGTTATTCCAACTCGGAAGGCTTCCTGATCAATGGCGGCGTGAAGGAAACAAACTTCCGCGGTACGGGCGACACCATCCAGCTCAATGCCCAGACCAACTCGTATGCCAAGAGTGTGTCGGGCAGCTTCACCAATCCTTACTTCACCCCGGAAGGCGTTTCACGCACGATCTCCGGGTTCTATCGCAAGACCAGCCAACTGGTTCGCACCGGCTCGAGTTTCGACCTCAACTCCGTTGGCGGCGCCGTCACGTTCCATTTCCCGATCACCGAATATTCCAGCATTCGGGCCGGTCTGGGGGTCGAAGACAATCAAATCGCCTCGACCATCAACAAGAACGGCAATCAGGTGGTGTCCGACCAGGTTGCCAAGTTCGTGCGCAATAATGGCAAGAGCGCGCTGACTTATGAGCTGCGTACCGGTTTCGACCGTGACACGCGTAATCGTAGCTATTTCGCCACGCGCGGTTCGGACACCAAGGTATTGTTCAATATCAAGGGCCCGGGCTCTGATCTTGAGTATTACAAGGCGAGCATCGAGCACGAGCGTTATCTGCGTGTCGGGTCGTGGATTCCGAAATTGTCCGACAAGGTGGTGTTGCAGCTCGACGGCAAGGTGGCTCAGACCGCGATCTGGGGCAAGGGTACGGACGTGCCGCCGTACGATAATTTCTTTGGCGGCGGCGCCCAGTCGGTGCGTGGTTTCCGAAACGGTGGCCTGGGTCCGCAGGACTCGTTCAACAATCCCTACGGTGGCCAGTTCCTGACCACATTGCAGACGGACCTGGTCATTCCGACGTTCCTCAAGTCCGACGACAAGACCACTCGGTTCAGTCTGTTCTATGACATGGGCAACGTCTACGCCAATGCGAGCGATTTCAACGCCTCGAAGATGGGCAAGTCGGCCGGTGTGGCGTTCGATTGGTTCACGCCGTTCTTCGGCTTGCTGCGGGTCAGCTACGCGCCGTATGTCAGCAAGGCCCAGCCCAGCGACAACGTCAATCGGTTCCAGTTCTCCTTCGGCGCCAATTTCTAG
- a CDS encoding OmpH family outer membrane protein — translation MRRLACSPVWLVVAVLAATIGTGSVAAQPTRPPPKIGAVDLDRLVRESPQAQTAKKNMAERFAKRKQALEKASNTLQAKMDRLKEKADSMSDDRRDQLSAAIRDDKHQLQRKRSRYNDDVSDAEQKELAHMRSDLRQVIDDYAKNNGYDLIVGDSVLYASDSVDITDAILQRLKKQSADAARTNDAPTGAQKAD, via the coding sequence ATGCGCAGATTGGCATGCAGCCCGGTTTGGTTAGTCGTCGCGGTTCTGGCCGCGACGATCGGGACCGGTTCGGTCGCGGCGCAGCCGACCCGTCCGCCCCCCAAGATCGGGGCAGTCGATCTCGATCGGCTGGTGCGGGAATCGCCGCAGGCGCAGACGGCCAAAAAGAACATGGCCGAACGGTTCGCCAAGCGCAAGCAGGCTCTGGAAAAGGCTTCGAATACGCTCCAGGCCAAGATGGATCGGCTCAAGGAAAAAGCGGATTCCATGAGCGACGATCGGCGCGATCAGCTGTCGGCCGCGATCCGTGACGACAAGCACCAGCTCCAGCGCAAGCGGTCGCGGTACAACGACGACGTCTCCGATGCCGAGCAGAAGGAGCTGGCCCACATGCGCTCGGATCTGCGGCAGGTGATTGATGATTATGCCAAGAACAATGGCTACGACCTGATCGTCGGGGACTCGGTGCTTTACGCCAGCGACTCGGTCGATATCACCGATGCCATACTGCAGCGGCTGAAAAAGCAGTCGGCCGATGCCGCGCGGACGAATGACGCACCCACCGGCGCCCAAAAGGCCGATTGA
- the lpxD gene encoding UDP-3-O-(3-hydroxymyristoyl)glucosamine N-acyltransferase, which yields MADSTASTRFRAADLARRFGLEMVGDGDVMVAGVCSLDPGHEYGLGFAETVRQRQRVEASRAGVIIVPRELAGIDRPALLISDTPRLSYARVATVFDRPAPAPGTAASAVVAASARVAASASIGAHVVIGERAVVGAGVVIGAGSVIDADVSLGENAVIGSRVTICANTRVGARVRIGSGAVLGERGFGLVPGPAGFEPVPQLGGVCIADDVEIGANSTIDRGAIEDTVVRTGAKIDNQVHVAHNCVIGEHTVIAGCTGIAGSTTIGARCMIGGGVGIGDHVTIADGVIITAASQVPKDIVVEGVYSSTFRAMPARSWRKRLALFRALDRIEARLKRVETTNGIAGDP from the coding sequence GTGGCCGACTCGACCGCGTCGACACGATTCCGTGCCGCAGATCTGGCGCGACGGTTTGGGCTGGAGATGGTCGGCGATGGCGATGTCATGGTCGCAGGCGTCTGCAGTCTCGATCCCGGCCATGAATACGGTCTCGGGTTTGCCGAGACGGTCCGGCAACGCCAGCGGGTCGAGGCCAGCCGTGCCGGCGTCATTATCGTGCCGCGCGAGCTCGCCGGCATCGACCGGCCGGCGCTGCTGATCAGCGATACCCCGCGTTTGAGCTATGCGCGCGTGGCCACGGTTTTCGACCGGCCGGCCCCGGCTCCCGGTACGGCCGCCAGTGCGGTCGTGGCGGCCAGCGCGCGGGTTGCGGCCTCCGCCAGCATCGGCGCCCATGTAGTGATCGGTGAACGGGCCGTGGTCGGCGCCGGGGTAGTGATCGGCGCCGGCAGTGTGATCGACGCGGATGTCAGCCTCGGCGAGAACGCCGTGATTGGTTCGCGGGTGACGATCTGTGCGAATACGCGAGTCGGTGCGCGCGTACGCATTGGCTCGGGAGCGGTGCTCGGCGAGCGTGGCTTCGGGCTGGTGCCCGGGCCCGCGGGGTTTGAGCCGGTTCCGCAGCTGGGCGGTGTGTGCATCGCCGACGATGTCGAGATCGGTGCCAACAGCACCATCGATCGCGGCGCGATCGAGGATACGGTCGTGCGCACCGGGGCGAAGATCGACAACCAGGTCCACGTCGCACACAACTGCGTGATCGGGGAGCACACCGTAATCGCCGGCTGTACCGGAATTGCCGGTTCGACCACGATCGGCGCGCGCTGCATGATCGGCGGCGGCGTGGGTATCGGCGATCACGTCACCATTGCCGATGGCGTGATCATCACCGCGGCCAGTCAGGTGCCCAAGGATATTGTGGTCGAAGGAGTATACTCGTCGACCTTTCGTGCCATGCCGGCACGAAGCTGGCGCAAACGGCTGGCGCTGTTCCGGGCGCTCGATCGAATCGAGGCCCGGCTCAAGCGCGTCGAGACGACAAACGGGATTGCTGGAGACCCTTGA
- the fabZ gene encoding 3-hydroxyacyl-ACP dehydratase FabZ: MNEQDGIREIMKRVPHRYPFLLVDRVLECEPGKSITALKNVTVNEPFFGGHFPGHPVMPGVLILEALAQAGLILGMRTVDADDGTIVYFAGIDKARFKRQVVPGDQLLLKLEIDSAKKRLWRFDAAAWVGDELACRAQVMAIPSKPAPDEVE, translated from the coding sequence ATGAACGAACAGGATGGAATCCGAGAAATCATGAAGAGGGTGCCGCACCGGTACCCGTTTCTTCTGGTTGATCGGGTGCTCGAATGCGAGCCGGGCAAGTCGATCACGGCGTTGAAGAACGTGACGGTCAACGAACCATTCTTCGGCGGGCATTTCCCGGGCCATCCGGTGATGCCCGGCGTGCTGATCCTCGAGGCGCTGGCCCAGGCCGGTCTGATTCTGGGCATGCGCACGGTCGATGCCGACGACGGGACCATCGTGTATTTCGCGGGTATCGACAAGGCACGCTTCAAGCGCCAGGTGGTGCCGGGCGACCAGCTGCTGCTCAAGCTTGAAATCGATTCCGCGAAGAAACGGCTATGGCGCTTCGACGCCGCAGCCTGGGTGGGCGACGAGCTGGCGTGTCGTGCTCAGGTCATGGCCATCCCGAGCAAGCCGGCGCCAGACGAGGTCGAATAA
- the lpxA gene encoding acyl-ACP--UDP-N-acetylglucosamine O-acyltransferase encodes MPVDASAQVHPEAQIDDDVHIGPFTVVGPHVRIGAGSRIGPHAVIDGHTTIGRNNKVSQFVSLGAEPQHRGYKGEPTELVIGDGNTFREYCSVHRGTLFDHGVTRIGNDNLLMAYTHVAHDCVLGNGITMANGASLAGHVHIGDHCVLAGFALVYQFRHIGTLAFLAYCSGVVQDVPAFVRSAGSPAEPHGINSIGMRRLGYSNDEIAAVKKAYRILYRSKMGLADAKEAIREYAETSPAVATMLASLDNAQRGIIR; translated from the coding sequence ATGCCGGTCGACGCCTCGGCTCAGGTTCACCCCGAAGCGCAGATCGATGACGACGTCCATATCGGGCCGTTCACGGTGGTCGGTCCGCACGTCAGGATCGGCGCGGGCTCGCGAATCGGGCCGCACGCGGTGATCGACGGGCATACGACGATCGGTCGCAACAACAAGGTGTCCCAGTTTGTCTCGCTTGGCGCCGAGCCGCAGCATCGCGGTTACAAGGGCGAGCCGACCGAGCTGGTGATCGGCGATGGCAACACGTTTCGCGAGTATTGCAGCGTGCATCGCGGCACGTTGTTCGACCACGGTGTGACCCGCATCGGCAACGACAACCTGCTCATGGCGTATACCCATGTGGCGCATGATTGTGTGCTCGGCAACGGCATCACCATGGCCAACGGCGCGAGTCTGGCCGGACATGTTCATATCGGCGACCACTGCGTCCTGGCCGGGTTTGCACTCGTCTACCAGTTTCGTCATATCGGCACGCTGGCCTTCCTGGCTTATTGCAGCGGGGTGGTTCAGGACGTACCGGCCTTCGTACGCTCGGCCGGCTCCCCGGCAGAGCCGCACGGCATCAACTCGATCGGTATGCGTCGTCTGGGGTATTCCAACGACGAGATCGCGGCCGTGAAGAAAGCCTATCGCATCCTGTATCGGTCCAAGATGGGCCTGGCGGATGCCAAGGAGGCGATTCGCGAATACGCCGAAACCAGCCCCGCCGTGGCCACGATGCTCGCGTCGCTGGATAACGCCCAGCGCGGCATCATCCGCTGA
- the lpxB gene encoding lipid-A-disaccharide synthase, whose amino-acid sequence MARRAPVFFIVAGEVSGDVLAAGLIRELRRRYPEARFLGVTGPRMVAEGCESRADIDALSLFGVSEVIGQIPRLLRLRQRLYREVTRCRPDVFIGVDAPAFNTRLEQRVRRAGIATVHYVCPTAWAWRAGRTRGIRRAVDLMLAIFPFEPAFFAAHDIPVTFVGHPLADALPAHPDAAAARQALDMDRDAHWVGLLPGSRGAEVSRLGPRFLAVARWLRRRDPGLRFIAPMANARARQRFEADLEDFPDLDVRLVDGRSREVMRAADALLVASGTATLEALLAKTPMVVAYELSPVNYWIARGLDLIKTEFVSMPNLLAGRRLVPELLQTDAQVPMLGAWLYRLVHSPAARAAQIDAFEAIHAGLARAADTRAAEAVAGLIEARS is encoded by the coding sequence ATGGCACGTCGCGCTCCGGTCTTTTTCATCGTCGCCGGCGAGGTGTCGGGTGATGTGCTGGCTGCGGGACTCATTCGCGAGTTGCGCCGGCGCTATCCGGAGGCACGGTTCCTCGGTGTGACCGGGCCGCGCATGGTCGCCGAAGGCTGTGAATCGCGGGCGGACATCGACGCGCTGTCGTTGTTCGGGGTGAGCGAGGTGATCGGCCAGATCCCGCGCCTGCTGCGGCTTCGCCAGCGCCTGTATCGCGAAGTCACGCGCTGCCGGCCCGATGTCTTCATCGGCGTCGACGCGCCGGCCTTCAACACCCGGCTGGAACAACGCGTGCGGCGTGCCGGCATCGCCACCGTCCATTATGTCTGCCCGACCGCCTGGGCCTGGCGCGCCGGGCGTACGCGCGGCATTCGCCGCGCTGTCGATCTGATGCTGGCGATCTTCCCGTTCGAGCCGGCATTCTTCGCCGCACACGATATTCCCGTCACCTTCGTCGGCCATCCATTGGCCGACGCACTGCCGGCGCACCCGGACGCCGCGGCCGCGCGCCAGGCGTTGGACATGGATCGGGACGCGCACTGGGTCGGCCTGCTGCCCGGCAGCCGGGGGGCCGAAGTCAGCCGGCTCGGGCCCCGTTTTCTGGCCGTTGCGCGCTGGCTGCGACGCCGCGACCCCGGCCTGCGCTTCATCGCGCCGATGGCCAATGCCCGCGCGCGCCAGCGCTTCGAGGCCGATCTCGAGGATTTTCCCGATCTCGACGTACGACTCGTCGACGGGCGATCGCGCGAGGTCATGCGGGCCGCAGACGCGCTGTTGGTGGCCTCGGGCACGGCAACGCTGGAAGCGCTGCTCGCCAAGACACCGATGGTGGTGGCCTATGAACTGTCGCCCGTCAATTACTGGATTGCACGCGGGCTCGATCTCATCAAGACTGAGTTCGTGAGCATGCCGAATCTTTTGGCTGGACGACGCCTCGTGCCTGAACTGCTGCAAACCGATGCGCAGGTGCCCATGCTCGGCGCCTGGCTGTATCGGCTGGTGCATTCGCCGGCCGCGCGCGCCGCCCAGATCGATGCCTTCGAGGCGATTCATGCGGGTCTGGCGCGCGCCGCCGATACCCGCGCCGCCGAGGCGGTGGCGGGTCTGATCGAGGCGCGTTCATGA
- the rnhB gene encoding ribonuclease HII: MRPRAGRKFACPVVAGIDEVGRGPLAGPVVAAAVIMPPRPLPKGLTDSKALTAEAREALDIKIRERAIAWAIAEASVAEIDRYNILGATLLAMQRAVAALSVQPFAAWIDGNRAPALSLPMRTVVGGDGRVPAISAASVIAKVARDRQMVELDRAYPGYGLAAHKGYGTPAHRDALAELGPTPIHRHSFAPVARAAAARQTTLNFTLG, from the coding sequence ATGAGGCCGCGCGCCGGGCGCAAGTTTGCCTGTCCGGTGGTGGCGGGAATCGACGAGGTAGGGCGCGGGCCGCTCGCCGGCCCGGTGGTGGCAGCGGCGGTAATCATGCCGCCCCGACCGCTGCCGAAAGGGCTGACCGATTCCAAGGCGTTGACCGCCGAGGCGCGCGAAGCTCTCGATATCAAGATCCGCGAGCGCGCCATCGCCTGGGCCATCGCCGAGGCCTCGGTGGCCGAAATCGATCGTTACAATATTCTGGGTGCCACGCTGCTCGCCATGCAGCGCGCGGTGGCCGCGTTGTCGGTTCAGCCGTTCGCCGCCTGGATCGACGGCAATCGCGCGCCGGCGCTGTCGCTGCCGATGCGCACGGTCGTCGGCGGCGACGGCCGTGTGCCCGCGATCAGTGCGGCGTCGGTGATCGCCAAGGTGGCGCGGGATCGTCAGATGGTCGAGCTCGATCGGGCCTATCCGGGCTATGGCCTGGCCGCACACAAGGGCTACGGTACGCCCGCACACCGCGACGCGCTCGCGGAACTGGGCCCGACGCCGATCCATCGGCATAGTTTCGCGCCGGTCGCCCGCGCCGCGGCGGCCCGGCAGACCACGCTGAATTTCACGTTAGGATAG